In Piliocolobus tephrosceles isolate RC106 chromosome 4, ASM277652v3, whole genome shotgun sequence, the following are encoded in one genomic region:
- the NHP2 gene encoding H/ACA ribonucleoprotein complex subunit 2: protein MTKIKADPDGPEAQTEACSGERTYQELLVNQNPIAQPLASRRLTRKLYKCIKKAVKQKQIRRGVKEVQKFVNKGEKGIMVLAGDTLPIEVYCHLPVMCEDRNLPYVYIPSKTDLGAAAGSKRPTCVIMVKPHEEYQEAYDECLEEVQSLPLPL from the exons ATGACCAAAATAAAGGCAGATCCCGACGGGCCCGAGGCTCAGACGGAGGCGTGCTCCGGGGAGCGCACCTACCAGGAGCTGCTGGTCAACCAGAATCCCATCGCTCAGCCCCTGGCTTCTCGCCGCCTCACGCGGAAGCTCTACAAATGCATCAAGAAAG CCGTGAAGCAGAAGCAGATTCGGCGCGGGGTGAAAGAGGTTCAGAAATTTGtcaacaaaggagaaaaagg GATCATGGTTTTGGCAGGAGACACACTGCCCATTGAGGTATACTGCCATCTCCCAGTCATGTGTGAGGACCGAAATCTGCCCTATGTCTATATCCCCTCAAAGACG GACCTGGGTGCAGCCGCAGGCTCCAAGCGCCCCACCTGTGTGATAATGGTCAAGCCCCATGAGGAGTACCAGGAGGCCTACGACGAGTGTCTGGAGGAGGTGCAGTCCCTGCCCCTACCCCTGTGA
- the RMND5B gene encoding E3 ubiquitin-protein transferase RMND5B isoform X2 — MSQCCRKIKDTVQKLASDHKDIHSSVSRVGKAIDRNFDSEICGVVSDAVWDAREQQQQILQMAIVEHLYQQGMLSVAEELCQESTLNVDLDFKQPFLELNRILEALHEQDLGPALEWAVSHRQRLLELNSSLEFKLHRLHFIRLLAGGPEKQLEALSYARHFQPFARLHQREIQVMMGSLVYLRLGLEKSPYCHLLDNSHWAEICETFTRDACSLLGLSVESPLSVSFASGCVALPVLMNIKAVIEQRQCTGVWSHKDELPIEIELGMKCWYHSVFACPILRQQTSDSNPPIKLICGHVISRDALNKLINGGKLKCPYCPMEQNPADGKRIIF, encoded by the exons ATGTCACAATGCTGCCGGAAGATCAAAGATACGGTGCAGAAACTGGCTTCGGACCATAAGGACATTCACAGCAGTGTATCCCGAGTGGGCAAAGCCATTGACAGG AACTTCGACTCTGAGATCTGTGGTGTTGTGTCAGATGCGGTGTGGGACGCACGGGAACAGCAGCAGCAGATCTTGCAGATGGCCATCGTGGAACACCTGTACCAGCAGGGCATGCTCAGCGTGGCCGAGGAGCTGTGCCAG GAATCAACGCTGAACGTGGACTTGGATTTCAAGCAGCCTTTCCTAGAGTTGAATCGAATCCTGGAAGCCCTGCACGAACAAGACCTGGGTCCTGCGCTGGA ATGGGCCGTCTCCCACAGGCAGCGCCTGCTGGAACTCAACAGTTCCCTGGAGTTCAAGCTGCACCGACTGCACTTCATCcgcctcctggcaggaggcccgGAGAAGCAGCTGGAGGCCCTCAGCTATGCTCGGCACTTCCAGCCCTTTGCTCGGCTGCACCAGCGGG AGATCCAGGTGATGATGGGCAGTCTGGTGTACCTGCGGCTGGGCTTGGAGAAGTCACCCTACTGCCACCTGCTGGACAACAGCCACTGGGCAGAGATCTGTGAGACCTTTACCCGGGACGCCTGTTCCCTGCTGGGGCTTTCTGTGGAGTCCCCCCTTAGCGTCAG CTTTGCCTCTGGCTGTGTGGCGCTGCCCGTGTTGATGAACATCAAGGCTGTGATTGAGCAAAGGCAGTGCACTGGGGTCTGGAGTCACAAGGACGAGTTACCG ATTGAGATTGAACTAGGCATGAAGTGCTGGTACCACTCCGTGTTCGCTTGCCCCATCCTCCGCCAGCAGACGTCAGATTCCAACCCTCCCATCAAGCTCATCTGTGGCCATGTTATCTCCCGAGATGCACTCAATAAGCTCATTAATGGAGGAAA GCTGAAGTGTCCCTACTGTCCCATGGAGCAGAACCCGGCAGATGGGAAACGCATCATATTCTGA
- the RMND5B gene encoding E3 ubiquitin-protein transferase RMND5B isoform X1 encodes MEQCACVERELDKVLQKFLTYGQHCEQSLEELLHYVGQLRAELASAALQGTPLSATLSLVMSQCCRKIKDTVQKLASDHKDIHSSVSRVGKAIDRNFDSEICGVVSDAVWDAREQQQQILQMAIVEHLYQQGMLSVAEELCQESTLNVDLDFKQPFLELNRILEALHEQDLGPALEWAVSHRQRLLELNSSLEFKLHRLHFIRLLAGGPEKQLEALSYARHFQPFARLHQREIQVMMGSLVYLRLGLEKSPYCHLLDNSHWAEICETFTRDACSLLGLSVESPLSVSFASGCVALPVLMNIKAVIEQRQCTGVWSHKDELPIEIELGMKCWYHSVFACPILRQQTSDSNPPIKLICGHVISRDALNKLINGGKLKCPYCPMEQNPADGKRIIF; translated from the exons ATGGAGCAGTGTGCGTGCGTGGAGAGAGAGCTGGACAAGGTCCTGCAGAAGTTCCTGACCTACGGGCAGCACTGCGAGCAGAGCCTGGAGGAGCTGCTGCACTACGTGGGCCAGCTGCGGGCTGAGCTGGCCAGCGCAG CCCTCCAGGGGACCCCTCTCTCAGCCACCCTCTCTCTGGTGATGTCACAATGCTGCCGGAAGATCAAAGATACGGTGCAGAAACTGGCTTCGGACCATAAGGACATTCACAGCAGTGTATCCCGAGTGGGCAAAGCCATTGACAGG AACTTCGACTCTGAGATCTGTGGTGTTGTGTCAGATGCGGTGTGGGACGCACGGGAACAGCAGCAGCAGATCTTGCAGATGGCCATCGTGGAACACCTGTACCAGCAGGGCATGCTCAGCGTGGCCGAGGAGCTGTGCCAG GAATCAACGCTGAACGTGGACTTGGATTTCAAGCAGCCTTTCCTAGAGTTGAATCGAATCCTGGAAGCCCTGCACGAACAAGACCTGGGTCCTGCGCTGGA ATGGGCCGTCTCCCACAGGCAGCGCCTGCTGGAACTCAACAGTTCCCTGGAGTTCAAGCTGCACCGACTGCACTTCATCcgcctcctggcaggaggcccgGAGAAGCAGCTGGAGGCCCTCAGCTATGCTCGGCACTTCCAGCCCTTTGCTCGGCTGCACCAGCGGG AGATCCAGGTGATGATGGGCAGTCTGGTGTACCTGCGGCTGGGCTTGGAGAAGTCACCCTACTGCCACCTGCTGGACAACAGCCACTGGGCAGAGATCTGTGAGACCTTTACCCGGGACGCCTGTTCCCTGCTGGGGCTTTCTGTGGAGTCCCCCCTTAGCGTCAG CTTTGCCTCTGGCTGTGTGGCGCTGCCCGTGTTGATGAACATCAAGGCTGTGATTGAGCAAAGGCAGTGCACTGGGGTCTGGAGTCACAAGGACGAGTTACCG ATTGAGATTGAACTAGGCATGAAGTGCTGGTACCACTCCGTGTTCGCTTGCCCCATCCTCCGCCAGCAGACGTCAGATTCCAACCCTCCCATCAAGCTCATCTGTGGCCATGTTATCTCCCGAGATGCACTCAATAAGCTCATTAATGGAGGAAA GCTGAAGTGTCCCTACTGTCCCATGGAGCAGAACCCGGCAGATGGGAAACGCATCATATTCTGA